From a region of the Capricornis sumatraensis isolate serow.1 chromosome 22, serow.2, whole genome shotgun sequence genome:
- the LOC138097855 gene encoding gametogenetin-binding protein 1-like, whose amino-acid sequence MEAPASSPRPRILGRSSMFCFFWSLVGSKCSPKSSDKALRRGWSWPLRGQDAVPLMTDRQGQAGRRESRPPATMPFARPGALPQPSPSGLEMGDPGAQTCPPVEVLKVMAQGVEVKPLLPRGSQEVLGHLSELEKREEAASGNTGTSERGHSAQASAVEPGCARRALGPLEFSPEAFTREEECLLDGDPRLASSKVGAAPWNRLLGLYKRLQKGAMAKFPRKEGLPREEPGEEEEAAAEEDSALKLCVPGIVTPQSPLHKAFRSTDTVGFVEAELKKLLVVRWESRLWKMGGYDGRELLTQPEITLEEAGVVDGQHLLLEEMDEMGNWPPE is encoded by the exons ATGGAGGCCCCTGCTTCAAGCCCTCGACCCCGAATATTGGGCCGCTCCTCCATGTTCTGCTTTTTCTGGAGCTTGGTAGGCAGCAAGTGCAGCCCGAAAAGCTCAGACAAGGCCTTGCGGAGGGGCTGGTCGTGGCCCCTGAGGGGGCAGGACGCCGTCCCCTTGATGACCGACCGTCAGGGACAAGCTGGGAGGAGGGAGTCCAGGCCTCCCGCCACGATGCCCTTCGCCCGCCCTGGGGCCCTGCCACAGCCCAGCCCCTCGGGGCTGGAGATGGGGGACCCAGGGGCCCAGACCTGCCCCCCCGTGGAGGTCCTGAAGGTCATGGCTCAGGGCGTAGAGGTGAAGCCACTCCTGCCCAGAGGAAGCCAGGAGGTGCTGGGCCACTTGTCTGAgctggagaagagggaagaggcgGCCTCAGGGAATACGGGGACCTCAGAAAG GGGCCACTCTGCCCAGGCCTCGGCGGTGGAGCCAGGATGCGCGCGGAGGGCCCTGGGGCCACTGGAGTTCAGCCCCGAGGCCTTCACCAGGGAAGAGGAATGTCTGCTCGATG GTGACCCAAGACTGGCCTCCTCCAAGGTGGGGGCAGCTCCCTGGAACCGCCTCCTCGGCTTGTACAAGCGGCTCCAGAAAGGGGCCATGGCCAAG TTCCCTCGCAAGGAAGGCCTGCCCCGAGAAGAGCCAGGCGAGGAAGAGGAGGCGGCAGCGGAGGAAGACAGCGCCCTCAAGCTCTGCGTCCCGGGCATCGTCACCCCCCAGTCCCCGCTGCATAAGGCCTTCAGGTCAACGGACACAGTAG GTTTTGTGGAGGCGGAGCTAAAGAAGCTTCTGGTCGTTCGGTGGGAGTCCCGCCTCTGGAAGATGGGCGGCTACGACGGCCGGGAGCTGCTGACCCAGCCAGAGATCACCCTGGAGGAGGCGGGTGTCGTGGATGGTCAG